The Salinispora tropica CNB-440 genome has a window encoding:
- a CDS encoding cytochrome P450 → MTEPRIPVGFDFTDPAVLERRVPREEFAELRRTAPVWWNVQPRGSAGFDDDGYWVVTRYADVMAVSRDSDTYSTRENTAIARFQPGTTRADLEMQRVIMLNVDPPEHTKLRAIVSRGFTPRAINALRGSLAERAERIVRDAAVRGTGDFVADVACELPLQAIAELIGVPQHHRRKVFDWSNQLIGYDDPAYGVDPLTAAAELLAYAMEMANERQLNPSDDLVTKLVNAQIDGEHLTTDEFGFFVMLLAVAGNETTRNAITHGMLAFLEHPEQWELFKAERPRSAVEEIIRWATPVNVFQRTALVDTTLGGQAISAGQRVALFYGSANFDESVFEEPERFDITRSPNPHLGFGGSGAHFCLGANLARLEIELIFHSIADHMPDIRKVAEPRRLRSGWINGIREMPVRYR, encoded by the coding sequence ATGACTGAGCCGCGTATTCCAGTGGGATTTGACTTCACCGACCCCGCCGTCCTGGAGCGTCGAGTGCCTCGGGAGGAGTTCGCCGAGCTTCGCCGGACGGCCCCGGTCTGGTGGAACGTCCAACCGAGGGGCTCGGCCGGCTTCGACGACGACGGGTACTGGGTGGTCACCCGGTACGCCGATGTCATGGCGGTTTCTCGGGACAGTGACACCTACTCGACCCGGGAAAACACCGCGATCGCCCGCTTCCAGCCGGGCACCACCCGGGCGGATCTCGAGATGCAGCGGGTCATCATGCTCAATGTCGACCCGCCGGAGCACACCAAGCTGCGTGCCATCGTCTCCCGTGGCTTCACCCCCAGGGCGATCAACGCATTGCGCGGATCCCTCGCGGAGCGGGCCGAGCGCATCGTGCGGGACGCGGCCGTGCGTGGTACGGGTGACTTCGTCGCCGACGTCGCCTGCGAACTACCGTTGCAGGCGATCGCAGAGCTGATCGGGGTGCCGCAGCATCATCGTCGCAAGGTCTTTGACTGGTCGAACCAGTTGATCGGCTACGACGATCCGGCGTACGGCGTGGATCCGTTGACCGCCGCAGCCGAGCTGCTCGCCTATGCGATGGAGATGGCCAACGAGCGACAGCTCAACCCGAGTGACGACCTGGTGACCAAGCTGGTCAACGCGCAGATCGACGGTGAGCACCTGACGACTGACGAGTTCGGCTTCTTCGTGATGCTCTTGGCGGTCGCGGGCAACGAGACGACCCGGAACGCGATCACCCACGGCATGCTGGCCTTCCTCGAACACCCAGAACAGTGGGAACTGTTCAAGGCCGAGCGCCCCAGGAGCGCGGTTGAGGAGATCATCCGCTGGGCCACGCCGGTGAACGTGTTCCAACGCACCGCGTTGGTCGACACCACGCTGGGTGGGCAGGCCATCTCCGCCGGCCAACGGGTAGCGCTCTTCTACGGGTCGGCCAACTTTGACGAGTCGGTGTTCGAGGAGCCGGAACGGTTCGACATCACCCGTAGCCCCAATCCCCATCTGGGGTTCGGTGGTAGTGGTGCGCACTTCTGTCTGGGCGCGAACCTCGCCCGCCTGGAGATCGAACTGATCTTTCATTCGATCGCCGACCACATGCCGGACATCCGCAAGGTGGCCGAACCGCGGCGGCTGCGGTCGGGCTGGATCAACGGCATTCGAGAGATGCCGGTGCGGTACCGCTGA
- a CDS encoding steroid 3-ketoacyl-CoA thiolase, with the protein MGTPVIVDAVRTPIGKRGGWLAGLHAAELLGAAQRALVTHADLDPDAVEQVIGGCVTQGGEQSNNISRTAWLHAGLPYRTGCLTIDAQCGSSQHAAHLVAGLIATDAIEVGIACGVEAMSRVPLRANLGVHAGTPRPASWDLDLPNQYVAAERIAVRRGLSRTAVDEFGVRSQAKAAQAWAQRHYDREVVPVTAPVLDAEGQPTGETRTVERDQGLRDTTLVALNRLRPVVEGGLHTAGTSSQISDGAASVLLMEADRARALGLRPRARIVAQCLVGAEPYYHLDGPVQATERVLARAGMKIEDIDRFEVNEAFAAVVLSWLSVHRADPEKVNVNGGAIALGHPVGSTGARLLTTALHELERTASRTALITMCAGGAMSTATIIERL; encoded by the coding sequence ATGGGTACTCCGGTGATCGTTGACGCGGTTCGCACGCCGATCGGCAAACGCGGCGGCTGGCTGGCGGGGCTGCACGCCGCCGAGCTACTCGGCGCGGCACAACGCGCCCTCGTCACCCACGCGGACCTCGACCCGGACGCGGTCGAGCAGGTCATCGGCGGGTGCGTCACCCAGGGCGGCGAGCAGTCCAACAACATCAGCCGCACCGCTTGGCTTCACGCCGGCCTGCCATACCGGACGGGCTGCCTCACCATCGACGCCCAGTGTGGGTCGTCGCAGCACGCCGCTCATCTGGTCGCCGGTCTCATCGCCACCGACGCCATCGAGGTCGGCATCGCCTGTGGTGTCGAGGCGATGAGTCGGGTACCTCTGCGCGCGAATCTCGGCGTCCACGCCGGCACACCCCGGCCGGCCTCGTGGGACCTCGACCTACCTAACCAGTATGTCGCCGCCGAACGGATCGCCGTCCGGCGTGGACTGTCCCGCACGGCGGTGGACGAGTTCGGCGTACGCTCACAGGCAAAGGCAGCCCAGGCGTGGGCACAGCGGCACTACGACCGAGAGGTCGTACCCGTGACGGCGCCGGTTCTCGACGCCGAGGGACAGCCGACCGGCGAAACCCGCACGGTGGAGCGGGACCAGGGCCTGCGGGACACCACCCTGGTGGCCCTGAACCGACTGCGACCGGTGGTCGAGGGTGGGCTGCACACCGCCGGCACCTCGTCACAGATCTCCGACGGCGCCGCGTCGGTATTGTTGATGGAGGCCGATCGAGCTCGCGCGCTCGGTCTCCGCCCAAGGGCCAGGATCGTCGCCCAGTGCCTGGTCGGCGCCGAGCCCTACTACCACCTGGACGGCCCCGTGCAGGCGACCGAACGCGTGCTGGCCCGCGCCGGAATGAAGATCGAGGATATCGATCGGTTCGAGGTCAACGAGGCGTTCGCCGCCGTCGTGCTGTCCTGGCTGTCGGTGCACCGCGCCGACCCGGAGAAGGTGAACGTCAACGGTGGCGCGATCGCCCTCGGGCATCCGGTGGGCAGCACCGGGGCCCGACTGCTCACCACCGCCCTACACGAGTTGGAACGCACCGCCTCGCGCACAGCACTGATCACGATGTGCGCCGGTGGGGCCATGTCCACCGCGACCATCATTGAGCGCCTCTGA
- a CDS encoding SDR family oxidoreductase has product MRPPGPPPVRPAGRELLAEKVVVVTAAAGTGIGAAVVERCLDEGAFVMISDQHVRRLAESHDRLSADYPGRVRSMPCDVTDEQAVAALVNAAVAGYGRLDVMINNAGLGGTASVMEMADDEWSRVLDVTLTGTFRCTRAAVRQMLVQGHGGVVVNNASVLGWRAQAGQAHYAAAKAGVMAFTRCAALDAAPYGIRVNAVAPSLAMHPNLSKVTSADLLAELSDQEAFGRAAQPWEVAAVMAFLASDYASYLTGEVVSVSSQHP; this is encoded by the coding sequence ATGAGGCCCCCGGGGCCGCCGCCGGTCCGCCCGGCCGGTCGGGAGTTGCTCGCGGAGAAGGTCGTGGTGGTGACCGCGGCGGCGGGGACCGGGATCGGGGCGGCCGTGGTGGAACGCTGCCTGGACGAGGGTGCGTTCGTCATGATCAGCGACCAGCATGTCCGGCGGCTCGCCGAGAGCCACGATCGGCTCTCGGCTGACTATCCGGGCCGGGTTCGGTCAATGCCCTGCGACGTAACCGACGAGCAGGCAGTCGCGGCGTTGGTCAACGCCGCCGTGGCTGGCTACGGACGGCTGGACGTCATGATTAACAACGCCGGGCTCGGCGGTACGGCGTCGGTCATGGAGATGGCCGACGACGAGTGGTCGCGGGTGCTGGACGTGACGCTAACCGGCACGTTCCGTTGTACGCGGGCAGCGGTACGGCAGATGCTGGTGCAGGGCCACGGTGGTGTGGTGGTCAACAATGCGTCGGTGCTGGGCTGGCGGGCCCAGGCCGGTCAGGCGCACTATGCGGCTGCCAAGGCGGGGGTGATGGCGTTCACCCGGTGCGCGGCGCTGGACGCGGCACCCTACGGCATCCGCGTGAACGCCGTGGCGCCCAGCCTCGCCATGCACCCCAACCTGTCGAAGGTGACCAGTGCGGACCTGCTCGCCGAGCTTTCCGACCAGGAGGCGTTCGGCCGTGCGGCGCAGCCGTGGGAGGTCGCGGCCGTCATGGCCTTCCTCGCCAGCGACTACGCCTCGTACCTCACCGGTGAGGTGGTGTCGGTCAGTAGCCAGCATCCGTGA
- a CDS encoding acyl-CoA dehydrogenase family protein: protein MHDDEFRQAVRAWLTENVGAELRGAGGPGREHEAYRERLAFNRRLAAAGWTCLGWPVEHGGRGATLAQQVAFHEEYARAGAPARVGYLGEELLGPTLIAYGTPAQRRRFLPGIRAVEQLWCQGYSEPGAGSDLAAVATRARLVGDEWVIDGQKVWTSLAHVAHWCFLLARTESAGTGPRHSGLSYLLVPMRQPGITVRPIRQLTGTSEFNEVFFDGARTSRDMVVGEVGQGWRVAMGTLAFERGAATLGQQVGFQRELDRLVALARQTGVAGEPQLRDLLARAAVGLWALRAHTLRTMAEADQAGPGQGASAVKLLWSRWHQQLGEVAMRVRGASGTVARDAPYELDDWQRLFLFARADTIYGGSDEIQRGIIAERVLGLPRQARG, encoded by the coding sequence GTGCACGACGATGAGTTCCGGCAGGCGGTGCGCGCCTGGTTGACGGAGAATGTCGGCGCCGAGCTGCGGGGCGCGGGCGGACCGGGCCGGGAGCACGAGGCATACCGTGAACGGCTGGCGTTCAACCGCCGGCTGGCCGCCGCGGGCTGGACCTGTCTTGGCTGGCCGGTCGAGCACGGCGGTCGTGGCGCGACGCTTGCCCAACAGGTCGCCTTCCACGAGGAGTACGCCCGTGCCGGCGCTCCGGCGCGCGTCGGCTACCTGGGTGAGGAGCTACTCGGCCCGACGTTGATCGCCTACGGCACGCCGGCGCAACGCCGGCGTTTCCTGCCCGGGATTCGAGCTGTCGAACAGCTGTGGTGCCAGGGATACTCCGAGCCGGGGGCAGGGTCTGATCTCGCCGCCGTGGCGACCCGAGCCCGACTGGTCGGTGACGAGTGGGTGATCGATGGGCAGAAGGTGTGGACCTCACTGGCGCACGTGGCGCACTGGTGCTTCCTTCTGGCCCGCACCGAGTCCGCCGGCACCGGGCCGCGCCACTCGGGGCTTTCCTATCTGCTCGTGCCCATGCGGCAACCCGGCATCACGGTGCGGCCCATCCGTCAGCTGACCGGTACATCGGAGTTCAACGAGGTCTTCTTCGACGGCGCACGTACCTCGCGGGACATGGTTGTCGGTGAGGTCGGCCAGGGGTGGCGGGTGGCGATGGGCACCCTCGCGTTCGAGCGAGGCGCGGCGACGCTCGGCCAACAGGTCGGGTTCCAGCGGGAGCTGGACCGGCTGGTGGCGCTCGCCCGGCAAACCGGCGTCGCCGGTGAGCCACAGCTGCGCGACCTGCTGGCCCGCGCCGCTGTCGGGCTCTGGGCGCTGCGCGCGCACACCCTACGGACGATGGCCGAGGCTGACCAGGCCGGGCCAGGGCAGGGAGCGTCCGCGGTGAAGCTGCTCTGGTCGCGGTGGCATCAGCAACTCGGCGAGGTGGCGATGCGGGTGCGCGGCGCCTCCGGAACGGTTGCCCGGGACGCCCCCTACGAACTGGACGACTGGCAGCGACTCTTTCTGTTCGCCCGAGCGGACACGATCTACGGCGGGTCGGACGAGATCCAGCGGGGCATCATCGCCGAACGGGTTCTCGGCCTGCCACGACAGGCCCGCGGATGA